In one window of Gorilla gorilla gorilla isolate KB3781 chromosome 2, NHGRI_mGorGor1-v2.1_pri, whole genome shotgun sequence DNA:
- the BSN gene encoding protein bassoon isoform X2 — translation MGNEASLEGGAGDGPLPPGGAGPGPGLGLGAGKPPSAPAGGGQLPAAGAARSTAVPPVPGPGPGPGPGPGPGSTSRRLDPKEPLGNQRAASPTPKQASATTPGHESPRETRAQGPAGQEADGPRRTLQVDSRTQRSGRSPSVSPDRGSTPTSPYSVPQIAPLPSSTLCPICKTSDLTSTPSQPNFNTCTQCHNKVCNQCGFNPNPHLTQVKEWLCLNCQMQRALGMDMTTAPRSKSQQQLHSPALSPAHSPAKQPLGKPDQERSRGPGGPQPGSRQAETARATSVPGPAQAAAPPEVGRVSPQPPQPTKPSTAEPRPPAGEAPAKSATAVPAGLGATEQTQEGLTGKLFGLGASLLTQASTLMSVQPEADTQGQPAPSKGTPKIVFNDASKEAGPKPLGSGPGPGPAPGAKTEPGARMGPGSGPGALPKTGGTTSPKHGRAEHQAASKAAAKPKTMPKERAICPLCQAELNVGSKSPANYNTCTTCRLQVCNLCGFNPTPHLVEKTEWLCLNCQTKRLLEGSLGEPTPLPPPTSQQPPVGAPHRASGTSPLKQKGPQGLGQPSGPLPAKASPLSTKASPQAKPLRASEPSKTPSSVQEKKTRVPTKAEPMPKPPPETTPTPATPKVKSGDLVGKPYSQDASRSPQSLSDTGYSSDGISSSQSEITGVVQQEVEQLDSAGVTGPHPPSPSEIHKVGSSMRPLLQAQGLAPSERSKPLSSGTGEEQKQRPHSLSITPEAFDSDEELEDILEEDEDSAEWRRRREQQDTAESSDDFGSQLRHDYVEDSSEGGLSPLPPQPPARAAELTDEEFMRRQILEMSAEEDNLEEDDTATSGRGLAKHGTQKGGPRPRPEPSQEPAALPKRRLPHNATTGYEELLPEGGSAEATDGSGTLQGGLRRFKTIELNSTGSYGHELDLGQGPDASLDREPELEMESLTGSPEDRSRGEHSSTLPASTPSYTSGTSPTSLSSLEEDSDSSPSRRQRLEEAKQQRKARHRSHGPLLPTIEDSSEEEELREEEELLREQEKMREVEQQRIRSTARKTRRDKEELRAQRRRERSKTPPSNLSPIEDASPTEELRQAAEMEELHRSSCSEYSPSPSLDSEAEALDGGPSRLYKSGSEYNLPTFMSLYSPTETPSGSSTTPSSGRPLKSAEEAYEEMMRKAELLQRQQGQEAGARGPHGGPSQPTGPRGLGSFEYQDTTDREYGQAAQPAAEGTPASLGAAVYEEILQTSQSIVRMRQASSRDLAFAEDKKKEKQFLNAESAYMDPMKQNGGPLTPGTSPTQLAAPVSFSTPTSSDSSGGRVIPDVRVTQHFAKETQDPLKLHSSPASPSSASKEIGMPFSQGPGTPATTAVAPCPAGLPRGYMTPASPAGSERSPSPSSTAHSYGHSPTTANYGSQTEDLPQAPSGLAAAGRAAREKPLSASDGEGGTPQPSRAYSYFASSSPPLSPSSPSESPTFSPGKMGPRATAEFSTQTPSPAPASDMPRSAGAPTPSPMVAQGTQTPHRPSTPRLVWQESSQEAPFMVITLASDASSQTRMVHASASTSPLCSPTETQPTTHGYSQTTPPSVSQLPPEPPGPPGFPRVPSAGADGPLALYGWGALPAENISLCRISSVPGTSRVEPGPRTPGTAVVDLRTAVKPTPIILTDQGMDLTSLAVEARKYGLALDPIPGRQSTTVQPLVINLNAQEHTFLATATTVSITMASSVLMAQQKQPVVYGDPYQSRLDFGQGGGSPVCLAQVKQVEQAVQTAPYRTGPRGRPREAKFARYNLPNQVAPLARRDVLITQMGTAQSVGLKPGPVPEPGAEPHRATPAELRSHALPGARKPHTVVVQMGEGTAGTVTTLLPEEPAGALDLTGMRPESQLACCDMVYKLPFGSSCTGTFHPAPSVPEKSMADAAPPGQSSGPFYGPRDPEPPEPPTYRAQGVVGPGPHEEQRPYPQGLPGRLYSSMSDTNLAEAGLNYHAQRIGQLFQGPGRDSAMDLSSLKHSYSLGFADGRYLGQGLQYGSVTDLRHPTDLLAHPLPMRRYSSVSNIYSDHRYGPRGDAVGFQEASLAQYSATTAREISRMCAALNSMDQYGGRHGSGGGGPDLVQYQPQHGPGLSAPQSLVPLRPGLLGNPTFPEGHPSPGNLAQYGPAAGQGTAVRQLLPSTATVRAADGMIYSTINTPIAATLPITTQPASVLRPMVRGGMYRPYASGGITAVPLTSLTRVPMIAPRVPLGPTGLYRYPAPSRFPIASSVPPAEGPVYLGKPAAAKAPGAGGPSRPEMPVGAAREEPLPTTTPAAIKEAAGAPAPAPLAGQKPPADAAPGGGSGALSRPGFEKEEASQEERQRKQQEQLLQLERERVELEKLRQLRLQEELERERVELQRHREEEQLLVQRELQELQTIKHHVLQQQQEERQAQFALQREQLAQQRLQLEQIQQLQQQLQQQLEEQKQRQKAPFPAACEAPGRGPPLAAAELAQNGQYWPPLTHAAFIAMAGPEGLGQPREPVLHRGLPSSASDMSLQTEEQWEASRSGIKKRHSMPRLRDACEPESGTEPCVVRRIADSSVQTDDEDGESRYLLSRRRRARRSADCSVQTDDEDSAEWEQPVRRRRSRLPRHSDSGSDSKHDATASSSSAAATVRAMSSVGIQTISDCSVQTEPDQLPRVSPAIHITAATDPKVEIVRYISAPEKTGRGESLACQTEPDGQAQGVAGPQLVGPTAISPYLPGIQIITPGPLGRFEKKKPDPLEIGYQAHLPPESLSQLVSRQPPKSPQVLYSPVSPLSPHRLLDTSFASSERLNKAHVSPQKHFTADSALRQQTLPRPMKTLQRSLSDPKPLSPTAEESAKERFSLYQHQGGLGSQVSALPPNSLVRKVKRTLPSPPPEEAHLPLAGQASPQLYAASLLQRGLTGPTAVPATKASLLRELDRDLRLVEHESTKLRKKQAELDEEEKEIDAKLKYLELGITQRKESLAKDRGGRDYPPLRGLGEHRDYLSDSELNQLRLQGCTTPAGQFVDFPATAAAPATPSGPTAFQQPRFQPPAPQYSAGSGGPTQNGFPAHQAPTYPGPSTYPAPAFPPGASYPAEPGLPNQQAFRPTGHYAGQTPMPTTQSTLFPVPADSRAPLQKPRQTSLADLEQKVPTNYEVIASPVVAMSSAPSETSYSGPAVSSGYEQGKVPEVPRAGDRGSVSQSPAPTYPSDSHYTSLEQNVPRNYVMIDDISELTKDSTSTAPDSQRLESLGPGSSGRPGKEPGEPGVLDGPTLPCCYARGEEESEEDSYDPRGKGGHLRSMESNGRPASTHYYGDSDYRHGARVEKYGPGPMGPRHPSKSLGPAAISSKRSKHRKQGMEQKISKFSPIEEAKDVESDLASYPPPAVSSSLVSRGRKFQDEITYGLKKNVYEQQRYYGMSSRDAVEEDDRIYGGSSRSRAPSAYSGEKLSSHDFSGRGKGYEREREAVERLQKAGPKPSSLSMAHSRVRPPMRSQTSEEESPVSPLGRPRPAGGPLPPGGDACPQFCSSHSMPDVQEHVKDGPRAHAYKREEGYILDDSHCVVSDSEAYHLGQEETDWFDKPRDARSDRFRHHGGHAVSSSSQKRGPARHSYHDYDEPPEEGLWPHDEGGPGRHASAKEHRHGDHGRHSGRHTGEEPGRRAAKPHARDLGRHEARPHSQPSSAPAMPKKGQPGYPSSAEYSQPSRASSAYHHASDSKKGSRQAHSGPAALQSKAEPQAQPQLQGRQAAPGPQQSQSPSSRQIPSGAASRQPQTQQQQQQQQQQQQQGLGLQPPQQALTQARLQQQSQPTTRGSAPAASQPAGKPQPGPSTATGPQPAGPPRAEQTNGSKGTAKAPQQGRAPQAQPTPGPGPAGVKAGARPGGTPGAPAGQPGADGESVFSKILPGGAAEQAGKLTEAVSAFGKKFSSFW, via the exons GTGAAGGAGTGGCTCTGTCTGAATTGTCAGATGCAGAGGGCTCTGGGAATGGACATGACCACTGCACCTCGCTCCAAGAGCCAGCAGCAGCTGCACTCCCCAGCCCTGTCTCCTGCCCACTCCCCGGCCAAACAGCCCCTGGGGAAGCCAGACCAAGAGAGATCTCGGGGCCCAGGAGGACCACAGCCTGGGTCCCGCCAGGCTGAGACAGCCAGGGCCACCTCAGTGCCGGGGCCTGCCCAAGCAGCTGCCCCTCCAGAGGTGGGGAGGGTGTCTCCTCAGCCCCCTCAACCCACCAAGCCTTCCACAGCTGAGCCCAGGCCACCTGCAGGAGAGGCCCCGGCCAAAAGTGCCACCGCAGTGCCCGCTGGGCTTGGTGCCACTGAGCAGACCCAGGAGGGCCTCACTGGTAAGCTCTTCGGCCTTGGCGCGTCGCTGCTAACCCAGGCGAGCACCCTCATGTCTGTGCAGCCCGAGGCTGACACCCAGGGCCAGCCTGCCCCCAGCAAGGGGACACCTAAGATCGTCTTCAATGATGCCAGCAAGGAGGCTGGCCCAAAACCCTTGGGCTCAGGGCCCGGGCCTGGGCCAGCACCTGGAGCCAAAACTGAGCCTGGGGCTAGAATGGGTCCTGGATCTGGACCTGGAGCCCTGCCGAAAACTGGGGGAACAACCAGTCCAAAGCATGGCAGAGCAGAACATCAGGCAGCATCGAAGGCTGCTGCCAAGCCAAAGACCATGCCGAAGGAAAGGGCCATCTGCCCACTGTGCCAAGCCGAGCTCAACGTGGGCAGCAAGAGCCCAGCCAACTATAACACATGCACCACCTGCAGGCTCCAGGTGTGCAACCTGTGTGGCTTCAACCCAACACCCCACCTGGTGGAG AAAACAGAGTGGCTCTGTCTGAACTGCCAAACCAAGCGGCTACTGGAGGGCAGCCTAGGAGAGCCGACCCCCCTGCCGCCGCCCACCTCACAGCAGCCCCCTGTAGGGGCCCCTCACCGTGCATCTGGAACATCCCCTCTGAAGCAGAAAGGGCCACAGGGGCTGGGCCAGCCTTCAGGCCCCCTGCCTGCCAAGGCCAGCCCTCTATCCACCAAGGCCAGCCCCCAGGCCAAGCCCCTCAGGGCTTCTGAACCCAGCAAGACCCCAAGCAGTGTCCAGGAAAAGAAGACCAGAGTCCCCACTAAAGCTGAGCCCATGCCGAAGCCACCTCCAGAGACTACCCCAACCCCTGCGACTCCTAAAGTAAAGAGTGGG GACCTGGTGGGCAAGCCTTACTCTCAGGATGCGTCTCGGAGCCCACAGAGCCTCAGTGACACAGGCTATTCCTCTGACGGCATCTCTAGCTCCCAGAGTGAGATCACAGGAGTCGTGCAGCAGGAGGTGGAACAGCTGGACAGTGCAGGGGTGACAGGGCCACATCCACCCAGCCCCTCCGAGATCCACAAGGTGGGGAGCAGCATGCGGCCTTTGCTGCAGGCCCAGGGCCTGGCCCCAAGTGAGCGGAGCAAGCCACTCTCCAGCGGTACTGGCGAGGAGCAGAAGCAGCGGCCCCACTCCTTGTCCATCACGCCTGAGGCCTTTGACTCTGATGAGGAGCTGGAGGATATCCTGGAGGAAGACGAAGACTCTGCTGAGTGGAGGCGCCGGAGAGAGCAGCAGGACACTGCCGAGTCCTCAGACGACTTTGGCAGCCAATTGAGGCACGACTATGTGGAGGACAGCAGTGAGGGTGGCCTGTCCCCTcttccaccccagcccccagcccgggCAGCAGAACTGACTGATGAGGAGTTCATGCGACGGCAGATTCTGGAGATGAGCGCCGAGGAAGACAACCTGGAGGAGGATGACACTGCCACCTCCGGGCGTGGCCTGGCCAAACATGGCACCCAGAAAGGTGGCCCCAGACCCAGGCCTGAGCCTAGCCAAGAACCAGCAGCACTGCCCAAGAGGCGCCTGCCCCACAATGCCACCACGGGCTATGAGGAGCTGCTCCCTGAGGGAGGCTCAGCAGAGGCTACCGATGGCAGTGGGACCCTGCAGGGTGGGCTCCGTCGCTTCAAGACCATTGAGCTCAACAGCACGGGAAGTTATGGTCATGAGTTGGACCTGGGCCAAGGCCCAGACGCCAGTCTGGACCGGGAGCCTGAGCTGGAGATGGAGAGCCTAACGGGCTCCCCTGAGGACCGCTCCCGTGGTGAGCACTCCTCTACATTgcctgcctccacacccagctacacCTCGGGCACCTCTCCCACCTCTCTGTCCTCCCTAGAGGAGGACAGTGACAGCAGCCCCAGCCGCAGGCAGCGTCTAGAAGAAGCGAAGCAGCAGCGCAAGGCCCGGCACCGCTCCCACGGGCCCCTGCTACCCACCATCGAGGACTCCTCGGAGGAGGAGGAGCTGCGGGAGGAAGAGGAGCTGCTTCGTGAGCAAGAGAAGATGCGGGAGGTGGAGCAGCAGCGCATCCGCAGCACAGCCCGCAAGACCCGGCGGGACAAGGAAGAACTGCGGGCCCAGCGGAGGCGAGAGCGCTCCAAGACACCACCCAGTAACTTGTCACCCATCGAGGATGCCTCCCCCACGgaggagctgaggcaggcggcCGAGATGGAGGAGCTACACCGCTCCTCCTGCTCTGAGTACTCACCCTCACCCTCCCTTGACTCTGAGGCTGAGGCCTTGGATGGTGGCCCTAGCCGGCTTTACAAGTCAGGCAGTGAGTACAACCTGCCCACCTTCATGTCCCTCTACTCACCAACCGAGACACCCTCCGGCAGCTCCACCACTCCCAGTTCCGGACGGCCGCTCAAGAGTGCTGAGGAGGCTTATGAGGAGATGATGCGCAAAGCTGAGCTGCTCCAGAGGCAGCAAGGCCAGGAAGCAGGGGCCCGGGGACCCCATGGCGGCCCCTCTCAGCCCACAGGCCCCCGGGGCCTGGGCTCCTTCGAATATCAAGACACTACAGACCGTGAGTATGGCCAGGCTGCTCAGCCTGCCGCAGAGGGCACGCCAGCCAGCCTGGGAGCAGCCGTGTACGAAGAAATCCTTCAGACATCACAGAGCATAGTCCGCATGAGGCAGGCCTCCTCACGAGACCTGGCTTTTGCTGAGGACAAAAAGAAGGAGAAGCAGTTTCTAAATGCTGAGAGTGCATACATGGACCCAATGAAGCAAAATGGTGGCCCCCTTACCCCTGGTACCAGTCCCACCCAGCTCGCTGCCCCTGTGTCCTTCTCTACCCCCACCTCCTCAGACAGCAGCGGGGGCCGAGTTATTCCCGATGTCCGTGTCACTCAGCATTTTGCAAAGGAGACTCAGGACCCCCTCAAGCTGCAcagctctcctgcctcccccagctcagcctccaaGGAGATAGGCATGCCCTTTTCCCAGGGCCCTGGGACCCCAGCCACCACAGCTGTGGCTCCTTGTCCAGCTGGGCTGCCACGAGGATATATGACTCCAGCCTCCCCAGCAGGCTCCGAGCGTAGTCCTTCACCATCTTCCACAGCCCACAGCTATGGACACAGCCCAACCACTGCAAACTATGGGTCCCAAACTGAGGATCTACCCCAGGCCCCCAGTGGCCTTGCTGCAGCTGGACGAGCTGCTAGAGAGAAGCCCTTGAGTGCGAGTGACGGTGAGGGTGGCACTCCTCAGCCTTCCCGGGCATATTCCTACTTTGCAAGCTCCAGCCCACCTCTCTCCCCGTCTTCCCCCTCAGAGAGTCCCACATTCTCCCCTGGCAAGATGGGCCCAAGGGCCACAGCAGAGTTCTCTACACAGACGCCAAGTCCAGCCCCTGCCTCAGACATGCCACGGAGCGCTGGTGCCCCCACTCCATCACCTATGGTAGCCCAGGGTACACAAACACCACATCGACCCAGCACGCCTCGCCTGGTGTGGCAGGAGTCCTCTCAAGAGGCTCCCTTTATGGTCATCACGCTGGCATCTGACGCCTCCAGCCAGACCAGGATGGTACATGCCAGTGCCTCCACCTCCCCGCTCTGCTCACCTACTGAAACCCAGCCCACCACCCATGGCTACAGCCAGACAACACCTCCGAGTGTGTCTCAGCTGCCCCCAGAGCCACCTGGGCCACCTGGCTTTCCACGGGTGCCCAGTGCTGGTGCAGATGGGCCCCTGGCACTATATGGCTGGGGTGCCCTCCCTGCTGAGAACATCTCCCTGTGCCGGATCTCCTCTGTCCCTGGGACGTCTAGGGTTGAGCCAGGCCCCAGGACCCCTGGCACTGCAGTGGTAGACCTCCGTACAGCTGTCAAGCCCACTCCCATCATCCTCACTGACCAGGGCATGGACCTCACCTCTCTTGCTGTGGAAGCGAGGAAGTATGGTCTTGCCCTGGATCCAATCCCAGGACGGCAGTCGACCACCGTGCAGCCCTTGGTTATCAACCTCAATGCCCAGGAGCATACCTTCCTTGCTACTGCCACCACCGTGAGCATCACCATGGCCTCGTCTGTGCTCATGGCTCAACAAAAGCAGCCTGTGGTCTATGGAGACCCCTACCAGAGCCGCCTTGACTTTGGCCAGGGTGGGGGTAGCCCTGTGTGCCTGGCCCAGGTCAAACAAGTAGAGCAGGCTGTCCAGACAGCCCCATACCGAACTGGGCCCCGGGGAAGACCCAGGGAGGCCAAGTTTGCCAGATATAACCTACCCAACCAAGTAGCTCCTCTGGCCAGAAGAGACGTTTTGATCACTCAGATGGGCACCGCCCAGAGCGTTGGCCTCAAGCCAGGCCCAGTGCCAGAGCCAGGTGCCGAGCCCCACCGGGCCACCCCTGCAGAGCTGCGGTCACATGCTCTGCCAGGTGCCAGGAAGCCACACACAGTGGTGGTGCAGATGGGAGAGGGCACAGCAGGCACTGTGACCACACTGCTCCCAGAGGAGCCTGCGGGTGCCCTGGACCTTACCGGGATGAGGCCTGAGAGCCAGCTGGCATGCTGTGACATGGTCTACAAGCTCCCCTTTGGCAGCAGCTGCACTGGCACCTTCCACCCGGCCCCCAGTGTGCCTGAGAAGAGCATGGCAGATGCTGCCCCACCTGGCCAAAGTAGCGGCCCCTTCTATGGTCCCCGGGACCCTGAGCCTCCTGAGCCCCCAACCTACCGGGCACAGGGGGTGGTGGGGCCTGGGCCCCATGAGGAGCAGAGGCCCTACCCACAAGGCCTGCCTGGTAGGCTGTACTCCTCCATGTCTGACACCAATTTGGCTGAGGCTGGCCTCAACTACCATGCCCAGAGGATCGGGCAGCTCTTCCAGGGTCCTGGACGAGACTCGGCTATggacctcagctcactgaagcacTCCTACAGCCTGGGCTTTGCGGATGGACGCTACCTAGGGCAGGGCTTGCAGTATGGCTCAGTCACGGACCTGCGTCATCCTACAGACCTTTTGGCTCACCCGCTTCCCATGCGGCGCTATAGCTCAGTGTCGAACATCTACTCAGACCACAGGTACGGCCCACGGGGAGATGCAGTTGGCTTccaggaggccagcctggcccagTACAGTGCCACCACAGCCCGTGAAATCAGTCGCATGTGCGCTGCCCTCAACTCCATGGACCAGTATGGTGGGCGgcatggcagtggtggtggtggccctGACCTTGTGCAGTACCAGCCCCAGCACGGGCCCGGGCTCAGTGCTCCACAGAGTCTGGTTCCCCTCAGACCTGGACTCCTTGGTAACCCCACCTTTCCAGAGGGCCACCCAAGTCCTGGGAACTTGGCCCAGTATGGGCCTGCAGCAGGCCAAGGAACAGCAGTCAGACAGCTGCTGCCATCCACAGCCACTGTACGTGCAGCTGATGGCATGATCTACTCGACTATCAATACCCCAATTGCTGCAACACTGCCCATCACCACCCAGCCTGCCTCAGTCCTGCGGCCCATggtgcgtggtggcatgtacaGGCCTTACGCATCTGGTGGAATCACAGCCGTGCCACTCACCAGTCTGACACGTGTGCCCATGATTGCCCCCCGGGTACCTCTTGGACCCACAGGGCTGTACCGCTATCCTGCACCAAGTAGATTTCCCATTGCTTCCAGTGTTCCACCTGCAGAAGGGCCTGTCTATCTGGGGAAACCTGCTGCTGCCAAGGCCCCTGGGGCTGGGGGCCCTTCAAGGCCAGAGATGCCAGTAGGGGCTGCACGGGAAGAGCCTCTTCCCACAACCACCCCTGCTGCCATCAAGGAGGCTGCAGGAGCCCCAGCTCCTGCCCCACTAGCTGGCCAGAAGCCACCAGCAGATGCTGCTCCTGGGGGTGGCAGTGGGGCCCTCAGCCGGCCAGGGTTCGAGAAAGAGGAAGCATCACAGGAGGAGAGGCAGCGGAAGCAACAGGAGCAGCTGCTCCAGCTAGAGCGGGAGCGGGTGGAGTTGGAGAAGCTGCGACAACTTCGGCTGCAAGAGGAGCTAGAGCGGGAACGTGTGGAGCTGCAGAGGCACCGTGAGGAGGAGCAGCTGCTGGTGCAGCGGGAGTTGCAGGAGCTGCAGACCATCAAGCACCATGTGCTGCAGCAGCAGCAAGAGGAACGCCAGGCTCAATTTGCACTGCAGCGGGAACAGCTAGCACAGCAGCGTCTGCAGCTGGAGCAgatccagcagctgcagcagcagctgcagcagcagctaGAGGAGCAGAAGCAGCGGCAGAAGGCTCCCTTTCCTGCAGCCTGTGAGGCACCTGGCCGAGGGCCTCCCCTAGCGGCTGCTGAGTTGGCCCAGAATGGCCAGTATTGGCCCCCCCTTACACATGCAGCCTTCATTGCCATGGCAGGGCCTGAAGGACTTGGGCAGCCTCGTGAGCCTGTGCTGCACCGGGGTCTCCCCAGCTCTGCCTCAGACATGTCACTGCAAACGGAGGAGCAGTGGGAGGCCAGCCGTAGTGGCATCAAGAAGCGGCACTCCATGCCACGCCTGCGGGATGCCTGTGAGCCAGAGTCTGGGACTGAGCCCTGTGTGGTCAGGAGGATTGCCGACAGCAGTGTGCAGACAGACGATGAGGATGGGGAGAGCCGCTACCTCTTGAGTCGGCGACGCCGGGCACGGCGGAGTGCTGACTGCAGCGTGCAGACGGACGACGAAGACAGTGCTGAGTGGGAGCAGCCAGTGCGCCGCCGCAGGTCTCGTCTTCCCCGCCACTCAGACTCAGGCTCTGACAGCAAGCACGATGCCACTGCCTCATCATCCAGTGCTGCTGCCACTGTGAGGGCCATGAGCAGCGTGGGCATCCAGACCATCAGTGACTGCTCCGTGCAGACGGAGCCTGACCAGCTGCCCAGGGTCTCTCCAGCCATCCACATCACAGCTGCCACCGATCCCAAGGTGGAGATCGTCAGGTACATATCGGCGCCAGAGAAGACTGGGCGTGGGGAGAGCCTGGCCTGCCAGACAGAGCCAGATGGGCAGGCCCAGGGTGTAGCCGGGCCGCAGCTTGTAGGGCCAACTGCCATCAGCCCCTACCTGCCTGGCATCCAGATCATCACCCCAGGGCCTCTGGGaagatttgaaaaaaagaagccagatcCCCTGGAGATTGGGTACCAGGCCCACCTGCCTCCGGAGTCTCTCTCACAGCTTGTGAGCCGCCAGCCTCCCAAGTCCCCTCAGGTCCTCTACTCACCAGTCTCACCCCTGTCCCCTCACCGGCTCCTGGACACCTCCTTTGCTTCCAGTGAGAGGCTGAACAAAGCTCACGTGAGTCCCCAGAAGCACTTCACGGCTGACAGCGCTCTCCGCCAGCAGACGCTGCCTCGCCCCATGAAGACCCTGCAGCGGTCCCTGTCTGACCCTAAGCCCCTCAGCCCCACCGCCGAAGAGTCTGCCAAAGAGAGATTCTCCCTCTACCAGCACCAGGGGGGACTGGGTAGCCAG GTGTCGGCGTTGCCACCCAACAGCCTGGTCCGCAAGGTGAAGCGGACACTGCCCAGCCCCCCTCCAGAGGAGGCTCACCTTCCCCTGGCTGGCCAGGCCTCCCCACAGCTGTATGCAGCCAGCCTGCTGCAGCGAGGGCTGACGGGGCCCACCGCTGTCCCTGCTACCAAGGCCAGCCTGCTACGGGAGCTGGACCGGGACCTGCGGCTGGTGGAGCATGAGTCCACCAAGCTGCGCAAGAAGCAGGCAGAGCTggatgaggaggagaaggagattgACGCCAAGCTCAAGTACCTGGAGTTGGGTATCACACAACGCAAAGAGTCTTTGGCCAAAGACCGGGGTGGCCGTGACTACCCACCCTTGCGTGGTCTTGGTGAGCATCGTGACTACCTATCGGACAGTGAGCTCAACCAGCTGCGGCTCCAGGGCTGCACCACTCCCGCTGGCCAGTTTGTGGACTTCCCTGCCACTGCCGCTGCTCCTGCCACCCCCTCTGGTCCCACTGCCTTCCAGCAGCCCCGCTTCCAGCCTCCGGCCCCACAGTATTCTGCAGGCAGTGGTGGGCCAACTCAGAACGGATTCCCAGCCCACCAGGCCCCCACCTACCCTGGCCCCAGCACGTACCCAGCTCCTGCCTTTCCTCCTGGCGCCAGTTACCCAGCTGAGCCTGGCCTGCCAAACCAGCAGGCTTTCCGTCCCACAGGCCACTATGCAGGCCAAACACCCATGCCAACCACACAGAGCACCCTTTTTCCAGTCCCCGCTGATAGCCGTGCCCCACTGCAGAAGCCACGCCAGACATCGCTAGCCGACTTGGAGCAGAAGGTGCCCACCAACTATGAGGTGATCGCCAGCCCCGTTGTGGCCATGTCTTCAGCCCCATCTGAAACCAGCTACAGTGGCCCAGCAGTGAGCAGCGGCTATGAGCAGGGCAAGGTCCCTGAGGTGCCCCGGGCTGGTGACCGTGGCAGTGTGAGccagagcccagcccccacctacCCCTCTGACTCACACTATACCAGTCTGGAGCAGAACGTTCCTCGAAACTACGTAATGATTGATGACATCAGTGAACTGACCAAGGACAGCACCTCTACTGCTCCTGATAGCCAGCGGCTGGAGTCCCTGGGGCCAGGCAGCAGTGGGCGTCCAGGGAAGGAGCCTGGAGAACCAGGTGTCCTTGACGGGCCCACACTGCCCTGCTGCTATGCCAGAGGAGAAGAGGAATCTGAGGAGGACTCATACGATCCCCGCGGGAAGGGTGGCCACCTCCGGAGCATGGAGAGCAATGGTCGACCAGCCAGTACCCACTACTATGGTGACAGTGACTACAGGCATGGGGCTCGAGTAGAGAAGTATGGTCCAGGGCCCATGGGGCCCAGGCATCCCTCCAAGAGCCTGGGTCCAGCTGCCATCTCCTCAAAGCGCAGCAAGCACCGGAAGCAGGGCATGGAGCAAAAGATATCCAAGTTCTCGCCTATTGAAGAGGCCAAGGACGTAGAGTCAGACCTGGCGTCCTACCCCCCACCTGCAGTCAGCAGCAGCCTGGTCTCTCGGGGCAGGAAGTTCCAGGATGAAATCACCTATGGGCTCAAGAAGAACGTGTATGAGCAGCAAAGATACTATGGGATGTCCAGCCGGGACGCAGTGGAGGAGGACGACCGCATTTATGGCGGGAGCAGCCGGTCCCGGGCACCTTCTGCATACAGTGGGGAGAAGCTGTCCAGCCACGACTTCAGTGGCCGGGGCAAGGGGTACGAAAGGGAACGGGAGGCTGTGGAGCGACTTCAAAAAGCGGGCCCCAAGCCCTCATCCCTAAGTATGGCCCACAGCCGGGTACGACCCCCCATGCGGAGCCAGACCTCTGAAGAGGAGAGCCCCGTCAGTCCTTTGGGGAGGCCTCGCCCTGCCGGAGGGCCCCTCCCTCCCGGCGGGGATGCCTGCCCACAGTTCTGCTCCAGCCACTCCATGCCTGATGTCCAGGAACATGTCAAGGACGGACCTCGGGCCCACGCATATAAGCGTGAGGAGGGCTACATCCTGGATGATTCCCATTGCGTGGTTTCCGACAGCGAAG CGTATCACCTGGGCCAGGAGGAGACGGACTGGTTTGATAAGCCCCGGGATGCCCGCTCTGACCGGTTCAGGCACCACGGGGGCCATGcagtttcctcctcctcccagaagCGAGGCCCTGCCAGGCACAGCTACCATGACTACGATGAACCCCCTGAGGAGGGCCTGTGGCCTCACGATGAGGGTGGCCCAGGCCGCCATGCCTCAGCCAAGGAACACCGGCATGGTGACCACGGGCGGCACTCAGGCCGCCACACTGGTGAGGAGCCGGGACGGCGTGCTGCCAAACCACACGCTCGGGACCTGGGTCGCCATGAGGCCCGGCCCCACTCTCAGCCCAGCTCTGCTCCAGCTATGCCGAAGAAGGGTCAGCCTGGGTATCCCAGCTCTGCTGAGTACTCACAGCCATCCCGTGCTTCATCCGCATACCATCATGCCTCTGACAGCAAGAAGGGCTCCCGGCAAGCCCACTCCGGGCCCGCTGCACTGCAGTCAAAGGCAGAACCCCAGGCACAGCCGCAGCTGCAAGGTCGGCAGGCAGCTCCAGGACCACAGCAGTCACAGTCACCATCATCCAGGCAAATACCCTCTGGGGCAGCATCACGCCAGCCACagacacagcagcagcagcagcagcagcagcagcagcagcagcaaggtcTTGGGCTGCAGCCCCCACAGCAGGCTCTGACACAGGCTCGGCTGCAGCAACAGAGCCAGCCAACCACCCGGGGCTCAGCCCCTGCTGCCAGCCAGCCTGCAGGGAAGCCTCAGCCAGGCCCCAGCACAGCCACAGGTCCTCAACCAGCAGGACCG CCACGGGCAGAACAGACAAATGGCTCTAAAGGGACAGCCAAAGCACCGCAACAGGGGAGGGCTCCTCAGGCCCAGCCAACACCAGGACCTGGACCTGCAG GTGTGAAGGCTGGAGCCAGGCCTGGAGGAACCCCAGGGGCTCCCGCCGGCCAGCCAGGTGCCGATGGGGAAAGCGTGTTCTCCAAGATCCTCCCTGGCGGGGCAGCCGAGCAAGCTGGCAAACTGACGGAAG CTGTCTCTGCTTTTGGCAAAAAATTTTCCTCATTCTGGTGA